The Hevea brasiliensis isolate MT/VB/25A 57/8 chromosome 1, ASM3005281v1, whole genome shotgun sequence DNA segment ttgatcaTTGTACATAGGTAACGTTGTAAATCACTTCGAGATATGCAATTAAATTTTAGATTGTATataatttgtacattattgtatataaattttataagaatgaaatgaaatgtattttcttgaaaatttgtATGAGCAATGATGTGATGTATGGACATATGAAATGgacataaattatttttatcaagtaAATAAGGAAACcggccatgcactaataaaatagaggagacttTGTCTGGGTCTctataaaaatgaaatgggataaaaaaaaatttttactacacgtaagataatataattaaatagacattaaattaatattgtacacgacaagacatgatagggtgctccagcaccgaatatagcacaccttgctcgactacactatagacgggtaaaggAGTGTTACAGCCACAGACCATGTCGCAAAGGATAGAGAAGCCTTCGTGGATTCGACGTCTACCTCATGGGTTAAGATGGATATATGTTGGAAACAACTCCAAAGTGGAAGTGAAAGGGATTGGCACATGCAAGTTAGTCATGTGTAAAGGTTAGACCCTGCTTCTACATGATGTCCTATTTGCTCTAGAAATTCGTCAGAATTTAGTTTCTATTTTAGTTTTAGTTAAACTAGGTTTCATCCTTAACTTTCATGAATTAGGAGCAAACTTGTTTTTAGGATCAAGTTTTCATGGTTCTGGATATTTTCTATATGGTTTTATTGTTTTGGATATTATAGATAATTCTAATAATAATATTTGTTTTTCCTTATTTACATCTTCTAATAAGTCTAGACTTGGCCACATAGGTCAACAATGCATGTAAAGATTGTCTAAAGAAGGCTACTAGGTAATATTAGTACAGTGCAATTATTTACTTATGAATTTTGCCTTATAGGAAAAACATCTAGAAAACCATTTGGAAAAGGAACTAGAGCTGAATTTTCATTGTAATTAACCCCCTTTGAAATATGTGGTCCAATGAATGTAAGGGCTAGGCATGGGGCTATTTGTTTCATCACATTTATGGATGACTTCACTTGATATGGTTATATTTATTTGATATCTCATAAATCTAAAGCTTTAAgttgcttcattaaaattttaaatttagttgagaattaattagacaaaaaagTTAAGGCTTTAAGAAGCAATCGAGGTAGAGAATATCTATTTGATCAATTAAAGGAATTGTGTGATGAAAGCGGAATAGAATGACAATTGACTATTTTTGAAACTCTGTAATAAAATTGTGTTGCAGAAAGGTGAAATAGGACCCTATTAGAAATGGTTAGGTCAAGATGACTTAAGTTAATTTGCCAATTACCCATTGGAGTTTAATTGCCACTTTTATACTTAACCATGTGCCTACAAAATCAGTTACTTCCACTCCATACGAGCTTTGGATAAAACACAAACTAGACCTAGGTTTTATGAAATATTGGGGATGTGATGCGTTTGCTCATGATCCATCCCATAGATTTGAAAAACTAGGTCTAAAGGGAAGGAAATGTATCTCTATAAGATACTTTGAACACTCAAAAGGATATATTCTAATAGGTGAGCAAGAAAATAGAATTATAACTAAATTTGAATTACAAGATGTCACATTCTTAGAGAATAATTTTCCAAAGCAGGATGAGATAGGTCAAGACTTATCTCTATTTGAAACTCATGACCAAGATTCTTCCGCTATAGAAATTCAAATGAATACACTTTCGAGTGGTAGCAATATGAATATAGATGAATATGTTCATTCGGGTTCACCATTGCACCCTAAAGTGAGTCTAACTTTGATGCTTGGTCCAAGTGGGAGTAACACACCCATTGATGAGTCAATGAATCAATCTCAACTATGATGAACGAGTCATACAAAAGTTGCCTGTCATCATTTTGAGATCGAAAAGGAAGCATTTATAGTTGCTTCTGATGAAGAAGAGCCAAGGAATATAAAAGAGACTCCTTTATTCCTAGCTAAAGAAAAATGGATTAAGGCAATGGAAGAGGAAAAGGAGTCTATGAAATCCAACCAAGTTTGGGAACTTGTTGAATTACCTAAAGAACATAGGGTAATTGGGAATAAGTGGGTTCTCAAGATAAAGCATAAGGTTGATGACAACATTGAAAGATATAAAGCTCGCCTAGTGGTTAAGGGGTATGCACAACAGGAAAGAATAGATTATGAGGAAACTTTTTCACCTATTGTGAGATTTACTTCGATAAGTTTAATTTTGGCTATAATGGCTAATTTAGACCTTGATTTACATCAAATGGATGTGAAGATTGCCTATCTCAATGGAGaattggaaaagaaaatatacatgGAACAAGCCATAGGTTTCATCAAAGAAGGCTAAGAACAAAAAGTGTGTCgacttttgaagttaatttatggccTTAAATAGTCTTCAAGGCAATGGTATATTAAGTTTCATAATGTAATCATATTGTTTGATTTCACTATGATTCATGAGGACCATTATGTATATATCAAGCAATCTAAAGATAAATTTGTAATCTTATCGTTGTATGTAGATGATATACTTATAGCTGAAAATGACAGTGAGTATCTCAAAACTATCAAAGGATGGTTATCATTTAATTTTGAGATGAAAGACATGGGTGAAGCTGCATATATCCTTGGAGTTACGATTTCAAGGGATTGCTCAAAGAAATTATTGTCTCTCTCACAAGAGTCATATATCCAAAATTTTTTAGAACAATTTAATATGCACGACTGTAAAACCATAGATACTCCCATTTCTAAATATGAAGCACTAAGCCAAAGACTAAGTCCTAAGACTCTTTAAGAGATAGagcaaatgaaaaatgttccttaTGCCAGTGCAGTCAAAATTCTAATATATGCTATAATGTGTACAAGACCTAATATTTGTTATGCTATTGGCATGGTGAGTCGATATCAATCCAATCTTGGGCAAGCACATTGGAAAGCAGTAAAGAGGATATTAAGGTATCTTAAGGGCACAATTGATTACTCATTGATGTTAATTAGGGCAGTAAAGAGGATATTAAGGTATCTTAAGGGCACAATTGATTACTCATTAATGTTAATTAGGGAGGTGATTAGAAAATCTACCTCTAGCTATGCCTTCTTACTAAATAATAGAGCCATATCTCGGTGCAGTATGAAACAATCATGTATAGCTCTATCAATAATGGAAGCTAAGTTCATAGCATTTTTAGCTATTGTGCAAGAAGTTATTTGGTTAAAGCAATTTTTGGTACACTTGGGAATTTTTGACAGTGCTATTGAACCTGTGACTATTGATTATGATAGTCAAGCAGCAATAGCTTATAAAAAAGATCCCAAGTATCATGGAAAAACCAAACACATTGACATCAATTATAACTTTGTGAAGGATATGGTTGCACACAAAGAAACGAACATGAAGTATATTTCTATGCATGAGATGGTAACAGATCCATTTACTAAGCTTATAGCGAAAGATGTTTTCTATAGGCATGTAAAATCATTAGGATTCCTTAGATGTTAAATGACTAGTACATTTTTTTTATGTTCATATAAGACACATTATTATGGTAATGTTATTAGTGCCTAATTGCAATTTATTGCAAAAtatacatttatatttttatttatgtttaaggaaataattttttttactataaGTAGTATGTCGGACAGATAAAAAGACTAGCCTTCTCACATAGGCAGTCGCCTTCACTGACTAAAGAGAAAATGAAGATGAGATAGTTATAAGTTTTATATTATTTGTGAGATAATATTGAGAATTCAAAACATATAACAAGCAAAGTCATCTCAAAAAGTCGAGATCATTGGGTCATTGTAATAAGTACATTGGCATTATGTGAATAAGTCACATTATCTGTCTCAAATGCCAGATGTGAGTTCTAAATGAATAGAGTAGATAAGAGAACTTAAATTTGGAAATTAGGAGCGCCTAAATTATCATCTGTATGGTATCTAGAGTAAAGATATACGCTCCATGAGAAAGGAGTTAATACTGTAACATGTGATTCATACCACATGTGCTAGTGTCCAACTAGGAAAGTAAAAGTGAAGATCTCTGCTTGTAATTGTTTGAGACCCTAAAAGATTATGAGTAATCTTTGTTCGTGCCTTCATGACTCTGATTTGTTACTTGAGACTTAGTCTAATATTTGCTATCTTAGGGTATTGCCAAAGGACTATGGAAGATATAGTCTAGCGGGGCATTTCTAGAAAAGTGAGTTAAATTAAAGTTGAGAGCATTGAGAGAAGAGGAGGATCATTAAGTACTATCACATTAAGTCTGTGTTCATAGACTGGTCAATTATGTTTATCAATGGATATGACATATATATGAACTCAAAATAAATCTAATGAAATCAGAAGAGATGTAAATGTGATATAATGATCAAGGGTATTGCATACTGCATCTACTCCATTTTCACCATTCGAGGAGTTATATTATTCTAACAGATATATAGCACTTGAGCTCTTGAAGTATATACTGGGACACAGTTTATTTGTTAAGTACGAAGATTGCAGTAATTGAGAAAAAAAGCTAATCCCATCATGAGTGAGCGGGAGATGAAGGCATGAACACCCATGATAAGCTCTATTTAAGTAATTCTGAAATATAAGGCTTAGAACTTTTTTGTTATAAGAGCCCATTATAAGTAGATTTCTTATTGGAATGAGAATTGAATGGAGCAATTCTCTTTGGTCCTACTGCATGAAGTATTACAATAGGATAATACAAGTTAACACCAAATAGGAGAATAAACCATATATAAATCAGATAaaaagagcaaaaaaaaaaaaaaaaagatatgcaTTCTTAGGCATAATTTCGGTGACACAAAGGAGAGAAAAAGAGTCTTTTCTTTGTAATTCTATATCGGTGTTTTTCCTTGGTGTGATTTTGGTTCTATCAAGGTGCTTTCATTAGGTGCTTTATTTTCTACAATTTCTTTGATAATTATTTGCAATCTAAGTACATTTAgactttaaattttatatttaatttgtgcGTAATATGTGATTAAATATAGACTAGTGAAACAAAGTTGGTTATGGGTTAATATGTTTGGTCTAATATAGTTAGAGCCATATTGATTTTTCTAACACTCGGCAACtaggaaaataaaacaaaaattacaaatttgATTGGTTTCCAAGGACAATATCAATACATCATCAATTCAAGTTATTCAAGtatataaatatcataaaaaaaaatatagattCTTTAGCTAACCAAgcaaaaaataaaattctattaCAAGAATTGCATTCATTCTCAATTTCAAAACAAACCAAACAAGGGCTTTGAGTATCTTTTAGGTTAGGATCATCTAATATTTTAGTGGATGACAAGTTGAAATCATATATAAATACTATATACAATAATATGACATATATTAAACAACATATTAACATTgttctaaaaaaaaataataacttgCATTCAAAATCAaaggtaattatggaaacaaatgtTTAGTTGATACatgaaattgaaaattttcaacaCCAATTACCATTGATTTAGCCAGTCACTCTACTTCAGAGATGACTGGTAACTCTTGGTGATAATGTCTCCCAGCAGGCATACCTGTAGAGTTGAAAGGATTAGGAGGCATTGCTAAATCATCTCCGTCTCCTTCCAACATTTGAACAACAATTGTCATGGAGGGACGGTCTACAGGGAACCATTGAATGCACCATAATCCAACAATTGTGAGTTTCTTGGCTATTTGAGCATCACCTTCTTCCTCAATTCGGATTCTCATCTCTTCTCCTCTATCCAAATGATCGTATATCCATTCAGGAAAGAAGACTCGGTTACTGTTTTCTGTTCTGTTTTCTACATTAACATCGATGTTCTTCCTTCCTCCAACCATTTCCAGCAACAGCATTCCAAAACTATAAACATCCGATTTATAGGACACATTGCCAAAGTTCCTAGAAAACACTTCAGATGCAATATAACCCATTGTACCTCTAGCTGTAGTCATGGATACAATACTTTGATCCTTGGAACATAATTTTGCGAGACCAAAATCAGAAATTTTTGGAGTGAAGTTGTCATCAAGTAGAATGTTATGTGGTTTAATATCGAAATGTAGGATTCGTTGATCACACCCTTGGTGAAGATATTCAATTCCTTTAGCTATGCCAAGAGCAATATCTTGTAGCTTCTCCCAACCAAGAGAATGGTGGTAACCATCATTAGAAAATATGAATTTCTCCAATGATTCATTTGGTAGGAATTCATAAACCAAAGCTCTACGGAATCCCTCAGCACAAAAACCAACCAAGCGAACTACATTCACATGGTGGATTCTTCCCATTGTTCCAACTTCATTGATGAACTCTTCGCCATTCCCTGTCGAACTGTTGAGGATCTTCACAGCCACAAGGATCTCACTAGAAAGCTTTCCCTTGAACACTGTTCCATATGCTCCCTGGCCCAACTTGTCCTTAAATTGATGTGTTATCCTCTTCAGATCAGCGTACGTATATCTTGTGGGTGTGAGAGCTTTGTAGTCTTCCAAAAATTTCTCTATCCTTGCttgattttccttttcttttctgtcTGCCCTGTAGAGATGATAAAGTGCAATGAAGGCTACTAGCAGAAGAAATGAACCCAGGGTTGCACCTGCAATTATTAACTTGGTTGAGGCACCTGCAGAATAGAATGATGTCATTAGCACCTGTAGAGTAAGGAAGCTTGAATAGGCTGTACAAGTACTAGAAATAGAATGATACCACTGGTTCTTGGGGTAATATGACTCATCTTGCACAATTCAGTGCCATCACTCTTTAATTCACATCTTCCTCCGCCTGCTTCACACAATCCACAAGCTGGTTTGGACCacgtcaattgaataatatttcttGAGGCATTCGACATTTCAGGATAAATTTCATATGAATAAATGTAGGGAATAGATAAAATGTCGTACATCTTGGTACATGATGTCAGAGTGTATTCACTAATGCGATTGAAACCAGGAATGGCGTAAACTTCATAGCCAGGAGCTCCGAGGCAAGGCGCATTTCTGATTAAATTTCTCTCTGCTGTAGAACAATTGAATAAGGTGTAATTGTAGAGGAGATCATCCTTAAATCTGAAAGGAGAAGCGGAAAAATTGATGTTTAAAGCCTGTCTCAGAAAGCAATCATCTGGGTCAGACACGTTAATGACTTGATAGACATAATCAATTTCTTGGACATATAATTTCACTAAATTTGGCAGCTCGAGTAATGTATCGTTCCTCTCTGTGCAAGACAAATCGAACCCATGATAGCCACAGTAATTAGGTTGCTGACCTTTAAGCCGGAAAGGGAATCGGATGGCCGGGCCAGACCCACACCTTGATTCTGGACAGTTGGGAAGGCTTTGTCCAAGTTCTCCAAGGACAAAAACGAACAAGCTGAAGATAGATAAGACAAAGACACTCATTTCCAAGGAACGATTACTCATCTGGACAGCCTAGCCTGTTTTGAAGTTGCCGAATCTGATCAATATAGATTTCATTCTCCAGTATCTGGTGTAATAATTTCAATAGCACAAAGTTTCCTCCAACTTGTTATTATTCTACTCGTTTTTTCCCAGACGAAGGCTGAAGGAAAAGACAGTCCATTTGCTATCTTCAGCAAGTCAACTTTGTCAGCTGCCTACCAAGGCCAGTGAGATGAGCAGGGTCCACTTGCTATTTTCTGGCAGTCAACTTTGTCTGCAGGTCAACTTTGTCACCGCGACACTACATGTGAGTGCGGCTGTGGAGTGACATACTTGATGCGAGACCCACAGCACATTATTACTCGGCTGTCCTTTAAAAATTGCCAAAATTATCCAATGCATAAATCCTTATCATCTAAGCCCCAAGTGGGAACTTTTCCCTGGCAATTTCTCTCTCTTTCCTTACAATTTGCTCTGATCGCTTTTCAGACTCGGACCTCGCAGTTTCAGATGAACACTAAGCTAAACCTCGTTGGTTCCTtcaatttttttaactttttgtaGTCAATCCCTTCCCACGAATACATCATAGGGAATTTCTTCTACCGATTAATCTACAATCATCATCAGCAACGGTCTGTCTCAAAATGTTAACTAGTGCAAAGCTCCTTATCCTTTTATTTCTGGTCCAAGTACACCAAATCTGCTATTCTGCAAGCAACAACTCCTGCATTCCTTCCTCTTGTGGCCACATCCGCAACATTAGCTACCCTTTCCGATTGAAAACCGATCCTGTAATCTGTGGCCAGGAAGAGTATGAACTTGCTTGCGAGAATAACGTTCCTGTAGCATACTTTTTTCAGCAAAATATTATGTCAAGGAAATCAATTACAATAACTTCACCATCCGCCTGGCAGATTCCGATGTACAAAGCAATAACTACTGCTCTCTTCCTCCTTATCCTTCAACCACCGCCTATTCTTTTCCCTCATTGTTTTACAGTGCATATCCTACGCTGCAATATATCTATGGCTCTGGCTCTTTATATCAGGACTTGGTTTTCGTAACTTGTCCAAAACCAGTCATTACTGAAGTTTATGTGGATGCTTCTCCTTGCAACATCACTTATAATTCCTCTTCTTCCTCCCCCAATTCGGAAACGGAAGGTTATTCTTACGTTAAAGTTGGGTCTGATGGTGCAATGGATTTGGAGGACTCTTGCCGTATCGAGCGAATTTATATTACATCTTTGTTGCCAAAAGATTTAAAGAACGTTTCCTATGCAGATGTTCACCGTAGTTTGGTATATGGGTTTGAGCTTTCATGGTTTTGGGGTTGCTGCCGGAATTACACAGAAAACGGCTGCAAGCTAGATGCTGCTACCATCATCGACCATTGCAATCCAGGATCCGGGATCAGTAAGTtgtttctaattttttattagttttctttttttaatattctAGTCCAAAATATGTTGAAATTAAATGTAAGCTTTTataatgtaatttaattaattaataaatggcatagttttaaataatttataaaaaaaattcaatcgcTTTTTAttaacacaattaaaattttttcaactaaaaatttaataatttttacgaAAACACTGATCATATATCTGATATTTATATGgtatttttctgaacttttctctCGTTATTGTGTAATATAAATATTGCTTTATTATTCCTATTTTACTATTTTTACAACTAATTCCGCTGTTAATTTTTGTTGCAGTTCAATTTCCTCAGCTGCGTTCCCTCCTTCTCAAGCTAGAAAAAACTGTCCTCGGTCGTCTACTCCGACGACTCGGTTGTAAGAACTCATCTACTTAAttgatttaatttcctttttggtaATTTTGAGAACCTTTAAAGGGTtaagatttaaatataatttactgCAATAGGGTTgactaaataaaaatgaaaaatcgttCTGCGTATCGAAAATTAGTAAAATCAAcctgaaaaaaataattaatcgaACCTATCAATTTAGTTTTtgtttgatattttatttttatttcaaatttgatAAATGAACATCTCAGCTAATTAAATTGAATCGAATGGATTATATTATTATTTctatttttacattttatattaattaatataatttatttttatttatattttatttagtaATTCCACCTCTTATTTAAACTATTCTGTAATGTATTATAATTGAATTTATGTTGCATAAAAGGTGCTATatagttaaatttaatattaatctgACGATTAAATTTAGCTTGAAAAGAATGCTTGAAgcacttaattattattattattattattataacaataaatgaattattctttatttaattgaataattgaactttaaaaaattgaaaattgattGAAACCAAATTGATCAGACCGAATCAATTTTGGTTTGCAATTTATGTGAACTAAACCTTTTGGTTTGGTTCGAAATTTGGGGTTCTACTTTAATTGTATGAACCGTACTCACTTTTATTGTCAAATAGATATTCAATTACATGTCATTGGACTCGTTCAATGTAATGTAaaacatataaatataaataacttAAAGCTCGTTTTGTATTGATGTTGGAGAGCGAAACtgtttttcaagaaaaaaaaaaaacaattttaggCTTGCTCTgttttgtgaaaaatatttttctgtaTTTTTTGGTGTTTGAAGTAGTCAGGAAAATTAATTAACGAAAAATTTTTTTCTggtcaaaagaaaaattaagttattttaaagtaaaataactttcattttttaaaagaagaagttattttttattttttaaactttgataatcttattaaaatgtgaatacatttatacatatataaaataaatacattttattACGTTAACATTACAAATAAATAacgaaaaaatatttttatgaaaaaatattattttagaaaatattttttacatataaattattttctgcaaAATAAATTGAGCCTTAGatgctatttaaaaaaaaacaatttaaaagaaACTGTTTAATCATTTTaacatttttataattaaaatttataaaatttaatttgaaattatttttttaataatttctaatatatatatatatatatatatatatatatatatatatatatatatatataacaatttcaataataatgcCACATAACACTCTTAATAGTTGCTCATTTTGCAGTGTATGGATGTTAATATTAATTAAACTTCTTTTTGTCAATGTAGGGGATCCGTCACTTTATTTTGATTTGGGTGAGTAGTTTTTCTGTCTTTTAATGGTTTCAATATTCATGATCTGGTCTATTATTCTAATCACTTAAAATTTagctatgatttttttttataattttaatttggtAATTTTCTCATGGTTATAAATTTGGCTTACCattcaattaatttgtaatgattTAGGGTGCTTTAGATAATTACTGGAGTGAGATTAGCAATTTCAAATCCTGATgttttaaattttaatgtgttgaaAATTATTTGTTTGTGCATTATTTTTCATTCCTCATTGTTAAAGTTTTAATGTATCAAAGATTAAGGCTTTCTTAATTTCATGATAAGTCaagtttaaataagaaaaatctgTTTTTATATATCCATTCTTGAATTACCTAAATCCTTTTACTTAttgcttttttttcttttttttttttttcttgcagaTTTGCAAGGTTATGTATTGGCGCTCCTTCGATATGCTCTTGTTCTTTTTGGTAAGTCTTTGTTTTCTTATAGCTAGTAGTTTAGagatttaattaatgaattaacaTATATATTAAACCACATCTTCCACTGAATGGCATGTTAATAGCCAAATTACAATTGatgtttttttctcatttttttttgttatattttttttatgcacAGTGTTGTATCGTGCTCCGTTATACCTTTGTGCAGTACTTTGGGCTATCATATTTTTTAGTTATAGGTGGCGAAGGAGGCATTTTTCAGAATATggtacaattgaagaatttttgggaAGTCATAATAATCTTATGCCCGTTAGGTATTCATATTCGGATATTAAGAAGATCACCAATGGTTTCAAAGATAAGTTGGGTGAAGGAGGTTATGGCTCTGTATATAAAGGAAGGCTTCGTAGTGGTTACTTTGCAGCAATAAAAATGTTGGGTAAATCCAAAGCTACTGATGGTCAAGAATTCATCAGTGAAGTTGCTACAATTGGAAGAATTCACCATGTTAATGTGGTGAGACTTATTGGATTTTGTGCTGAAAGATCTAAACGAGCTCTTATATATGAATTTATGCCCAATGGATCTCTTGATAAGTACATATTCTCTCAGGAAGTTAGCACTACAATAAGCATCAAGAAAATGTATGAGATTTCAGTTGGAATAGCTCGTGGCATTGAATACCTGCATCGAGGTTGTAATATGCAAATCTTGCATTTTGATATCAAACCTCACAATATCCTTCTTGATGAAAATTTCATTCCAAAGGTTTCAGATTTTGGACTAGCAAAATTATATCCAACAGATAATAGTATTGTGTCTCTCACAGCAGCAAGAGGAACAATAGGTTACATGGCTCCGGAGTTGATCTATAAAAGAATTGGATGCATCTCTTACAAAGCTGATGTCTATAGTTTTGGAAAGTTATTGATGGAAATGGCTGGAAGAAGGAAGAATTTCAATGCAATCGAGGAGCATTCGAGCCAAAAATATTATCCTTCATGGGTTTATGACCAATTTAATGCAGGAAAAGACATAGAATTAGGAGGTGCTACAGAAGAGGAAAGGAAAATAAAGAAGATGCTTATAGTAGCATTATGGTGTATACTACTGAAACCTGCTGACCGTCCTTCAATGCATAAAGTCGTAGAAATGCTTGAAAGTGACATTGAATGCCTAGAAATGCCTCCAAAACCTACATTTTATACACAGGAAATTCCtaaagaaaattttgaacttAAAGCAAGCAAAGAGTTAACAAAGGTATCAAGTAGTTATTTAGATTCTATTAGTTGGATGGTCAATGGACGTTAAATTGTGTATTCTCATAAATATTGAAACAAAATTCTATTGGCCCAACAATATTGTATCtataattgaattgagaatgaaaatgtgATTCCCTTTAAACCACATCAATGGAAGGAATGTTTGTCACATGTTCTCATATGAACATATTCTCATTTTTTTCCCCCTTTTTGTTAGTTAAAGTATTTGAAATATCCTCATATTTTATCGAGTTACTCATTCAATTTATAATTTAGATAAGTTTGTACTATCCATAACAATATGAGGACCTAATATTGTTGGACGTGTGATTGATCTAAACTTGTAGACTACTAATCGATGTtgcttaataataatttaattatttaattattttaaaagttatttgcttCTACGAGAGAAGGCTTTTCAAGGTGTGATATGTAGAATGAAATTTTGAGAGGTGCTTAAGTTTAAATACTTACTAGTCGAATCCCCACATTACACAAGGATAATTATGTGATATAATATGGATAAAAATTCGATCTGAGCCAATTGGATTTCGGGTCTTGAAGCTCGAACCAAGGTTAAACATCAGGTACTTAAGGAGGACATAAGGTGTT contains these protein-coding regions:
- the LOC110644621 gene encoding rust resistance kinase Lr10 isoform X2; this translates as MYDILSIPYIYSYEIYPEMSNASRNIIQLTWSKPACGLCEAGGGRCELKSDGTELCKMSHITPRTSGASTKLIIAGATLGSFLLLVAFIALYHLYRADRKEKENQARIEKFLEDYKALTPTRYTYADLKRITHQFKDKLGQGAYGTVFKGKLSSEILVAVKILNSSTGNGEEFINEVGTMGRIHHVNVVRLVGFCAEGFRRALVYEFLPNESLEKFIFSNDGYHHSLGWEKLQDIALGIAKGIEYLHQGCDQRILHFDIKPHNILLDDNFTPKISDFGLAKLCSKDQSIVSMTTARGTMGYIASEVFSRNFGNVSYKSDVYSFGMLLLEMVGGRKNIDVNVENRTENSNRVFFPEWIYDHLDRGEEMRIRIEEEGDAQIAKKLTIVGLWCIQWFPVDRPSMTIVVQMLEGDGDDLAMPPNPFNSTGMPAGRHYHQELPVISEVE
- the LOC110644621 gene encoding rust resistance kinase Lr10 isoform X1, producing the protein MSNRSLEMSVFVLSIFSLFVFVLGELGQSLPNCPESRCGSGPAIRFPFRLKGQQPNYCGYHGFDLSCTERNDTLLELPNLVKLYVQEIDYVYQVINVSDPDDCFLRQALNINFSASPFRFKDDLLYNYTLFNCSTAERNLIRNAPCLGAPGYEVYAIPGFNRISEYTLTSCTKMYDILSIPYIYSYEIYPEMSNASRNIIQLTWSKPACGLCEAGGGRCELKSDGTELCKMSHITPRTSGASTKLIIAGATLGSFLLLVAFIALYHLYRADRKEKENQARIEKFLEDYKALTPTRYTYADLKRITHQFKDKLGQGAYGTVFKGKLSSEILVAVKILNSSTGNGEEFINEVGTMGRIHHVNVVRLVGFCAEGFRRALVYEFLPNESLEKFIFSNDGYHHSLGWEKLQDIALGIAKGIEYLHQGCDQRILHFDIKPHNILLDDNFTPKISDFGLAKLCSKDQSIVSMTTARGTMGYIASEVFSRNFGNVSYKSDVYSFGMLLLEMVGGRKNIDVNVENRTENSNRVFFPEWIYDHLDRGEEMRIRIEEEGDAQIAKKLTIVGLWCIQWFPVDRPSMTIVVQMLEGDGDDLAMPPNPFNSTGMPAGRHYHQELPVISEVE
- the LOC110644609 gene encoding LOW QUALITY PROTEIN: LEAF RUST 10 DISEASE-RESISTANCE LOCUS RECEPTOR-LIKE PROTEIN KINASE-like 2.3 (The sequence of the model RefSeq protein was modified relative to this genomic sequence to represent the inferred CDS: inserted 1 base in 1 codon); the protein is MLTSAKLLILLFLVQVHQICYSASNNSCIPSSCGHIRNISYPFRLKTDPVICGQEEYELACENNVPVAYXFSAKYYVKEINYNNFTIRLADSDVQSNNYCSLPPYPSTTAYSFPSLFYSAYPTLQYIYGSGSLYQDLVFVTCPKPVITEVYVDASPCNITYNSSSSSPNSETEGYSYVKVGSDGAMDLEDSCRIERIYITSLLPKDLKNVSYADVHRSLVYGFELSWFWGCCRNYTENGCKLDAATIIDHCNPGSGIIQFPQLRSLLLKLEKTVLGRLLRRLGWDPSLYFDLDLQGYVLALLRYALVLFVLYRAPLYLCAVLWAIIFFSYRWRRRHFSEYGTIEEFLGSHNNLMPVRYSYSDIKKITNGFKDKLGEGGYGSVYKGRLRSGYFAAIKMLGKSKATDGQEFISEVATIGRIHHVNVVRLIGFCAERSKRALIYEFMPNGSLDKYIFSQEVSTTISIKKMYEISVGIARGIEYLHRGCNMQILHFDIKPHNILLDENFIPKVSDFGLAKLYPTDNSIVSLTAARGTIGYMAPELIYKRIGCISYKADVYSFGKLLMEMAGRRKNFNAIEEHSSQKYYPSWVYDQFNAGKDIELGGATEEERKIKKMLIVALWCILLKPADRPSMHKVVEMLESDIECLEMPPKPTFYTQEIPKENFELKASKELTKVSSSYLDSISWMVNGR